One Rhea pennata isolate bPtePen1 chromosome 31, bPtePen1.pri, whole genome shotgun sequence genomic window carries:
- the TMEM79 gene encoding transmembrane protein 79 — MAAAGPVLPPEEVALLELGTAAAPPAEGAAGRAEPPGDPAATLPWEPCQRGARSQPEPERRPSPDGGRRDAEEDSPPCEAEGEEPRGQPTAPAHVSVPIDPRCIERKRPSDPRPRERGEGGCAAPHGNRPHDLLRQKQVFLPLGCRDVPGYGGRAAKAPAEASRCPCAGPGCSSDGLRAVASAAGAVLLCPCLVYGAYVFLPFDAPLLPTVSARLVYTLRCAAFATFPVVLGMIVHGISRLCSSSLEPFGELQREVEIHRAYVSQSVHLFVLYFFNMAVLATYLPQEALKLVPLLTGLFAISRLIYWLLYAVGRSFRAFGFSMTFLPLLAMLFCNLYGLFVLEPENLLAVAGAKAEGPSKDGGNKLRFWG; from the exons AtggccgcggccggccccgtCCTGCCCCCCGAGGAGGTGGCTTTGCTGGAGCTGGGGAcggcggccgcccccccggctgagggggccgccggccgcgccgagcccccggGGGACCCCGCCGCCACGCTGCCGTGGGAGCCGTGCCAGCGCGGCGCCCGGAGCCAGCCGGAGCCCGAGAGACGCCCGAGCCCCGACGGGGGCCGCCGAGACGCCGAGGAGGACAGCCCCCCGTGCGAGGCCGAAGGCGaggagccccgggggcagccCACGGCGCCCGCCCACGTCTCCGTGCCCATCGACCCGCGGTGCATCGAGCGGAAGCGGCCGTCAGACCCGCGACCCCGGGAGCGGGGCgaggggggctgcgcggcccccCACGGCAACCGGCCCCACGACCTCCTCCGCCAGAAGCAGGTTTTCCTCCCCCTCGGGTGCAGGGACGTCCCGGGTTACGGGGGGCGAGCGGCCAAGGCGCCGGCCGAGGCGTCCCGGTGCCCGTGCGCCGGGCCGGGTTGCAGCTCCGACGGCCTCAGGGCCGTGGCGTCCGCGGCGGGGGCCGTgctcctctgcccctgcctcgTCTACGGCGCCTACGTCTTCCTGCCCTTCGACGCCCCGCTCCTGCCCACCGTCAGCGCCCGCCTGGTCTACACGCTCCGCTGCGCCGCCTTCGCCACCTTCCCCGTCGTCCTCG GGATGATCGTCCACGGCATCTCccgcctctgctcctcctcgcTGGAGCCCTTCGGGGAGCTGCAGCGGGAGGTGGAGATCCACCGCGCCTACGTCTCCCAGTCCGTCCACCTCTTCGTCCTCTACTTCTTCAACATGGCCGTGCTGGCCACCTACCTCCCTCAGGAGGCCCTGAAACTCGTCCCCCTGCTCACGGGGCTCTTCGCCATCTCCCG GCTGATCTACTGGCTCTTGTACGCCGTCGGGCGCTCCTTCCGCGCCTTCGGCTTCAGCATGACCTTCCTGCCGCTCCTGGCCATGCTGTTCTGCAACCTGTACGGCTTGTTCGTCCTGGAGCCCGAAAACCTCCTCGCCGTGGCGGGTGCCAAGGCCGAGGGGCCCTCCAAGGACGGCGGGAACAAGCTCCGATTCTGGGGGTGA
- the CCT3 gene encoding T-complex protein 1 subunit gamma codes for MMGPRPVLVLSQNMKRESGRKVQTGNITAAKTIADIIRTCLGPRAMMKMLLDPMGGIVMTNDGNAILREIQVQHPAAKSMIEISRTQDEEVGDGTTSVIILAGEMLSVAEHFLEQQMHPTVIIGAYRKALDDMISILKKIGTPVDVNNREMMLKIIKSAINTKAINRWSDLACSIALDAVKTVEFEENGRREIDIKKYAKVEKIPGGFSEDSCVLRGIMVNKDVTHPRMRRLIKNPRIVLLDCSLEYKKGESQTDIEITREEDFARILQMEEEYIQQICEDLIRVKPDLVITEKGISDLAQHYLMRANITAIRRVRKTDNNRIARACGARIVSRTDELREEDVGTGARLFEVKKIGDEYFAFITDCKDPKACTIILRGASKEILAEVERNLQDAMQVCRNVLIDPQLVPGGGATEMAVSHALTEKSKGMTGVEQWPYRAVAQALEVIPRTLIQNCGASTIRVLTSLRAKHTQEGSQTWGVNGETGALVDMKELGIWEPLAVKLQTYKTAVETAVLLLRIDDIVSGHKKKGDDQSKQPAAPEAAQE; via the exons ATGATGGGCCCGCGCCCCGTCCTCGTCCTCA GTCAGAATATGAAACGCGAGTCTGGAAGAAAAGTCCAGACTGGGAACATCACTGCTGCTAAG aCTATTGCTGACATTATCCGAACATGTTTAGGACCAAGAGCTATGATGAAG ATGCTTTTGGACCCTATGGGTGGGATCGTGATGACCAATGATGGCAATGCTATTCTTAGAGAG ATTCAAGTCCAGCATCCAGCTGCAAAGTCAATGATTGAGATCAGCCGTACTCAGGATGAAGAAGTTGGAGATGGGACCACATCTGTAATTATCCTTG CTGGAGAAATGCTCTCTGTTGCTGAACACTTCCTTGAACAGCAGATGCATCCGACTGTGATCATTGGGGCTTATCGTAAGGCCTTGGATGATATGATCAGTATTCTAAAGAAAATTGG CACTCCAGTGGATGTGAACAACAGAGAGATGatgcttaaaataataaagagtGCTATAAACACTAAGGCAATAAACCGCTGGTCTGACTTGGCCTGCAGCATTGCTCTGGATGCAGTCAAGACAGTGGAGTTTGAGGAAAATGGCAGGAGGGAAATTGACATCAAGAAATACGCTAAAGTAGAAAAG ATTCCAGGTGGTTTTAGTGAAGACTCTTGTGTTTTGCGTGGAATCATGGTGAATAAAGATGTAACTCATCCCAGGATGCGTCGCCTTATTAAGAATCCACGCATTGTCCTCCTGGATTGCTCACTAGAGTACAAGAAAGGAGAGAGTCAG ACCGATATTGAAATTACTCGGGAAGAAGACTTTGCCCGCATCCTGCAGATGGAGGAAGAATACATTCAGCAGATCTGTGAGGATCTGATCAGAGTCAAGCCAGACTTGGTCATCACAGAAAAAGGAATCTCTG ACTTGGCCCAGCACTATCTGATGAGAGCCAACATCACAGCAATCCGCAGAGTGAGGAAGACTGACAACAACAGGATCGCCAG GGCTTGTGGAGCTCGCATTGTGAGCCGCACAGATGAGCTGCGGGAGGAGGATGTGGGAACTGGAGCCAGGCtctttgaagttaaaaaaataggaGATGAGTATTTTGCCTTCATCACTGATTGCAAAGACCCCAAGGCTTGTACTATCATTCTGCGTGGAGCCAGCAAGGAAATCTTAGCA GAGGTGGAGCGCAACCTTCAGGATGCCATGCAGGTGTGTCGCAACGTCCTCATCGACCCACAGCTGGTGCCAGGAGGGGGAGCTACCGAAATGGCTGTCTCTCACGCACTGACAGAGAAGTCCAAGGGCATGACCGGTGTGGAGCAGTGGCCCTACCGGGCGGTAGCCCAGGCTCTGGAAGTCATTCCTAGAACACTGATCCAGAACTGCGGTGCTAGTACCATCCGTGTGCTGACCTCACTCAGG GCGAAACACACTCAAGAAGGCAGCCAGACGTGGGGAGTGAATGGTGAGACCGGAGCCTTAGTCGACATGAAGGAATTGGGGATCTGGGAGCCTTTAGCAGTCAAATTGCAGACCTACAAAACAGCAGTAGAG ActgctgttctcctcctccGTATCGATGACATTGTTTCGGGGCACAAAAAGAAAGGCGACGATCAAAGcaagcagcctgcagctccaGAGGCAGCCCAGGAGTAG
- the GLMP gene encoding glycosylated lysosomal membrane protein has translation MLLLAALLAAAGGGRREVSMQYNPGWPNASVNLLHVRAVGQDDTLHYVWSSIGAPAALLVATGSPSSVLRVDWTRLLSPTPAGAVWIEPPGSVVYATAVVFTKVFEYSKANTPEELFYPTYDLSSFSWDSVNRTLNHTALTAEFLGVPASDPSGSFSNGSLALRVTAYEADGRDGPLPSLLHTANSSKVEFVLAGVTPRGNGSRFALEVATVEELGAVRRLRSARSIDDEYTPTIFETLSLAAEARNGSAALSFLQWKATAYGSRSPKREDGIRCQPRGLQAANWTLPASSLIRAYFGEGLGSAYAVSAINISFGGEDGEVYQEKHYLSWSALLGFGQPPEDTFSPLVISIMAVALGTPMVLLLMGSVVVLFAQRKRYSEYEPIN, from the exons atgctgctgctggcggcgctgctggcggcggcgggcggcggccgccgggag GTGTCCATGCAGTACAACCCCGGCTGGCCCAACGCCTCCGTCAACCTGCTGCACGtccgcgccgtggggcaggacgACACGCTGCACTACGTGTGGAGCAGCAtcggggcccccgcggcgctgctCGTGGCCACGGGGAGCCCGAGCAGCGTCCTGCGCGTCGACTGGACCCGGCTGCTCTCGCCCACGCCCGCCGGGGCCGTCTGGATCGAGCCCCCCGGCAGCGTCGTGTACGCCACCGCTGTCGTCTTCACCAAG GTTTTCGAGTACAGCAAGGCCAACACGCCGGAGGAGCTCTTCTACCCCACGTATGACCTATCTAGCTTCTCCTGGGACAGCGTCAACAGGACCTTGAACCACACGGCGCTGACGGCCGAGTTCCTGGGCGTCCCCGCCTCCGACCCCAGCGGCAGCTTCTCCAACGGCAGCCTGGCTCTCCGG GTGACAGCCTACGAGGCCGATGGCCGCGACGGGCCCCTGCCCAGCCTCCTGCACACGGCAAACAGCTCCAAGGTGGAGTTTGTCCTGGCCGGGGTGACCCCGCGGGGCAACGGTTCCCGCTTTGCGCTGGAGGTGGCAACGGTGGAGGAGCTGGGGGCGGTGCGGAGGCTGCGCTCGGCGCGCTCCATCGACGACGAGTACACACCCACCATCTTCGAG ACGCTCTCCCTGGCAGCCGAGGCCCGAAACGGCAGCGCCGCGCTCAGCTTCCTGCAGTGGAAGGCGACCGCCTACGGCTCCCGGAGCCCCAAGCGCGAGGACGGCATCCGGTGCCAACCCCGCGGCCTGCAAGCGGCCAACTGGACTCTGCCGGCGTCCAGCCTCATCCGCGCCTACTTCGGCGAGGGCCTGGGCAGCGCCTACGCTGTCAGCGCCATCAACATCTCCTTCGGGGGCGAGGATGGAGAGGTTTACCAGGAGAAGCATTACCTGAGCTG GTCGGCGCTGCTGGGCTTTGGGCAGCCCCCCGAGGACACTTTCTCCCCCCTCGTCATCTCCATCATGGCTGTGGCGCTGGGCACCCCCATGGTGCTGCTCCTGATGGGCAGCGTCGTGGTCCTCTTCGCCCAGCGGAAACGCTACTCCGAGTACGAGCCCATCAACTGA